In Gracilibacillus salitolerans, the sequence GAAAATGATCAGGAAACGATCGACCGTTATGAATCATTAGTCCCTATGTTTAAGGATATGGAAGATTTAGCCGAGATTTTACGGGGGAAACGATTTGGTCGTGGTGCGATTGACTTTGATTTTAAAGAAGCACAAGTATTAGTAAATGACGATGGAAAAGCAGAGGATGTCGTGATTCGAGAACGGTCAGTAGGGGAACGATTAATTGAAGAATTTATGTTATGTGCCAATGAAACAATAGCGGAGCATTTTCATTGGATGGATGTACCTTTTATTCATCGGATTCACGAAGATCCAGATCCTGCTAAATTGCAAAAATTCTTTGAGTTTATCGCAAGATTCGGTTATGTCGTAAAAGGAACATCGAATGAAATTCATCCGCAAGCTTTACAGAATGTTTTAGATGAAGTATCGGGAACAGATGAAGATATGATTATTTCAAAACTGATGTTACGCTCGATGAAACAAGCGAAGTATGATCCGAATGGGATTGGACACTTTGGATTAGCAACCGAGTTCTATACACATTTTACGTCGCCGATCCGAAGATACCCGGACTTAATCGTTCACCGTTTAATCCGCACCTATTTAATTGAAAATAAATTAGATGAAAAGACAAGACAGCACTGGAAAGATAAGATGCCGGTCATTGCAAAACAAGCTTCGTTAAAAGAAAGAGCAGCAGTAGACGCTGAGCGCGAAGTAGATGACCTGAAAAAAGCGGAATACATGCAAGATAAAATTGGCGAAGAGTATGAAGGTGTAATCAGCTCCGTTACTAATTTTGGTCTATTTGTTGAACTGCCAAATACAGTAGAAGGTCTTGTTCATGTAAGCTATTTAACAGATGATTATTATCATTTTGACGAACAAGCTTATGCGATGATCGGTGAGAGAACCGGCAATGTATTTCAAGTCGGTGATCCGATCACGATAAAAGTCGCCCAAGTTAATTTAGATGAGCGAGCTGTTGATTTTGAGATTGTCGGGATGTTACCGAGAAAAAACAAACCGTCTAAAGAAGGAAAAGTCATAAATGCAAAGCGTAATAATAATGGTGGACTAAAGAAGACAGCAAAAAAATCCCAAAAAACTGAAACAAATGGCAAGAAAAAGAAAAAAGGACGTAAAAAGAAGAAAAAATAATTAATGGGAAGATATGTACTAACACCGATGTAGCTGGAATATATTCGCGGGTAACGCAATAGTCGCCTTGAGCCAAAGCACTCATCACGGCTTTGGACTGTTGCTTATCCCGTAGATTGCTGATGCATTCCGCTGCTACGTGTATGTTAGAGTTATGATATAATCAATTTTATTTTAATCCCGTAAATAAACTTCTAACGAACTATTCGCACGTTTCTCGTTTTTTTGTTAAAATAAGCTTTACGTAGCAATAGGAGGAACGGAATATGGGAAAAAATAATGGAAGAGTTATCGCTCAAAATAAAAAAGCAAATCATGATTATTTTATAGAAGAAACCTTTGAAGCTGGACTTGTCCTGCAAGGAACGGAAATAAAATCAATCAGGGCTGGACGTGTCAATTTAAAAGACAGCTTTGCAACGATTAAACAAGGGGAAGCATATATCAATAATATGCACATTTCACCTTATGAGCAAGGTAATCGTTACAATCACGAGCCTACTCGTGCCCGTAAATTATTATTACATCGCAAACAGATCGATAGATTAATCGGGGAAAGTCAGCAAGCAGGTTATTCGATTATACCGTTAAAAGTGTATATTAAAAATGGTTTTGCCAAGGTACTAATTGGCTTAGGTAAAGGGAAAAAGAAATATGATAAACGGGAAGACTTGAAGCAAAAACAGGCAAAACGTGATATGGATCGAGCAATCAAGGATAGATTAAACTAGATTTTACCAAGTGAGTTATCTTGAATTCCATACAGTTTATGTTATAATAAGAATATCGGCAGGACATCTATAATTGAATAAGAGCGTGATTGCTCTTGTCCGTGTGCCCTTATATAATATATATGGGGACGTTACGGATTCGACAGGGGTAGATCGAGCTCAGGTTGCGCGTCGAGGTTACGACTCGTAAAACGTTAACGCCAATAATAACTGGCAAAGAAAACAATTACTCTTTAGCAGCTGCGTAAGCACTGTTAAAGGATCCTTCCTACCATCGCCCATGTGGTAGATTGAAGGGTCTCACTTATTAGTGGGCTACGCTACTATCCTCCGTCTGTGGATCGGTAGAAGAGACTAATCAGACTAGCTACTCGGACGCCTGTTGGTAGGCAGAAGAGCTAGCGAATTCGTAATATACCAACTATGCGTGTAGACGCCTGAGTGACGATATCTCTGGACGTGGGTTCGATTCCCACCGTCTCCACCAATACATAATTGGTGGTTTTTTTGTGTGTAATTGTTACATCAACCATAATTTTTCATAAAGTGAAAGCTTACGGTTGAATATACTTTATGCAATTTTATGCTTGATTATTTATTGTGTTAAGTTCAAAAAAGCGAAAAGAGTGTTTTTCCGTTTATACTAAAGAACGAGCTGATTTTTTAACTATGGTAAGGAAAGCTGTTTTAATTATAGTGGGGGCAGGGAGTTGAAGATAAGTTGTAAAAGCTTTGATCAAATATCCTGTATTTACATGCAGTGTTTTTTGTTTCGAAGTCGATCCAGTTTGTAGAATAATTCCTAACTCCAGTATTGGATATTTATGTTAAAATATAAATGAGTTTGTGAAATCATATACTTAAACGAAGCAGTAATGTTGAATAAGCATTACTTATTTTTTATTTTTTTGTTAAACTTTGGAGGATAATAAGTTATTCAAAAAGGGAGAGGAAATTTTGGCACAATCAATAATCTTTGATATGGATGGAACACTATTTCAAACAGATGAGATACTGGAACTATCACTGGATGAAGCTTTCAGCCGTTTACGGTCATTAAATAAATGGGATAAGGAAACGCCTATTGACAAATATAGAGAGATAATGGGTGTCCCTTTGCCAAAAGTATGGGAGACTCTGTTACCTAATCATTCCGTTGAGGAAAGAGAACAAACGGATACTTATTTTTTAAAAAGACTAATTGAAAATATAAGTAGTGGGAAAGGTGCTTTATACCCAAACGTAAAAGAAGTCTTTAGTTATTTAAAAGAGAATAATTGTTCAATATACATAGCAAGCAATGGTTTAACGGAATATTTAAAAGCGATTATCAGTTATTATCTTTTGGATAAATGGGTTACGGAAACATTTAGTATCCAACAAATTAAATCGTTGAATAAATCGGATTTGGTCCAGAGCATTATAAAAAAATACGGCATCACTAATGGAGCAGTAGTTGGAGACCGACTATCAGATATAAATGCAGCTAAAGATAATGGTCTAGTTTCGATTGGATGTAACTTTGACTTTGCACGAGAAGATGAACTTTCTCAAGCAGATATGGTAATTGACGATTTGACAGAACTACAAACAATATTACCTAAATTACACAAATAGCTTTTTGAACGGATGCTAAAGTTTAAAAAGGCAATCAATTATTGTCTTTTCTTTTTTGAACAAAATAAATGGAATATGATGTTATTATTGAATTAGAGATTTTAAGCTAACTGGCAGTTTAGTACAATAAGGTTTATTTGAGAGATGAGGTGTAGTTCATGATTTTGGTCAGTTCTTGTTTAGCTGGATTAGAAGTAAGGTATAACGGTACACATAGCTTAGATAATAGAATAAGCAAATTAGTTGGAGAGAATAAGGCTGTTACTATCTGTCCCGAATTGCTTGGTGGATTTTCAACCCCAAGGGACCCTGCTGAAATAGTAGGCGGAGACGGAGAAGATGTACTGGATGGAAAGGCTAAAGTGGTTGAGAAATCCGGAAAAGATGTAACTGAACTTTACATAAAAGGAGCTTATGCTACTTTAAAAAAAGCTAAAAAAATAAACGCAACAATAGTTGTTCTTAAAGAGAATAGCCCGTCCTGTGGTAGTTCAATGATTTATAACGGTGAATTTAAGGATAAGAAAATTGTTGGAACTGGGGTTACTTCAGCATTACTTAAAAGAAATGGTTTACAAGTAATTTCAGAAGAACAATTTGTTGAAGATATCATTTAGTTATTCAATTAACGGGGGCAGGAGTTGAATAAGGATTTGCTAAAGATGCTGCTTGTATTTATTGAGCTAGCGAAGCAGTTTACTTGAATAAGCTTTCAGAAGAATGGGGGGGGGAGTTTTTGTGTCTAAAAAAAATATCACAGAGCTTTTGGTGTATATGGAATATGTCTAGATGACGGAAAACTATTGGTGATAAATAAGAGTGGTGGCCCTTATATCAACCGATATGACCTTCCTGGAGGAAGCTTGGAAGATGGAGAAGCTTTATCTGAAGCTATGAAAAGAGAATTCCTTGAAGAAACGGGTCTTAAAATCAAAATTGAGGAAAATATTGGTGTCATCGATTTCAAACTCCCTTGGTTATGGAGAGATTTTACGGATGTACATCATATTGCAGTTTACTACTTTGTTAAAAAAATTGGTGGAGAGTTAAGCGCTCCAGAACAATTCGATGGTCAAGATTCACTTGAGGCAATACGGGTATCGGAAAAAGATATATCGTTGGACAATGCTTCACCACTTGTTATAAAAGCTTTTGAATGGTTAAGAACCGGAAATTTAGGTATTGAAGCTAAAACTTATGAAGAGTGGAAAGTTTTATAATAAGTAGTTCTATCATTGTACAAACGGGGGCAATAGTTCAAGTATTACCTCGTTT encodes:
- the smpB gene encoding SsrA-binding protein SmpB encodes the protein MGKNNGRVIAQNKKANHDYFIEETFEAGLVLQGTEIKSIRAGRVNLKDSFATIKQGEAYINNMHISPYEQGNRYNHEPTRARKLLLHRKQIDRLIGESQQAGYSIIPLKVYIKNGFAKVLIGLGKGKKKYDKREDLKQKQAKRDMDRAIKDRLN
- the rnr gene encoding ribonuclease R — protein: MELLQQQIRDYFNENATKPLSVQEIEEILELEDADQFTELMKALNALEESGELIRTRKNRYGLPEKMNLIRGTIQMHAKGFAFLIPDDEAMEDVYINHADLASAMNGDKVFVRVDRRDDDGKRAEGVVVRVIERYSKEIIGTYEDNGAFGFVIADDKRIPNDIFVPKGAAKGAVGGHKVIVEITKYPEGRMSAEGSVIEILGHKNDPGMDILSIIYKNGIAIDFPPEVLEQAENISEEIKEEEIQGRHDLRDETIVTIDGADAKDLDDAVTVKKLDNGNYKLGVYIADVTHYVKEDSPIDKEAFERGTSAYLVDRVIPMIPHRLSNGICSLNPQVDRLVLGCDMEINTKGEVVNHEIFQAVIKTTERMTYKAVNQILVENDQETIDRYESLVPMFKDMEDLAEILRGKRFGRGAIDFDFKEAQVLVNDDGKAEDVVIRERSVGERLIEEFMLCANETIAEHFHWMDVPFIHRIHEDPDPAKLQKFFEFIARFGYVVKGTSNEIHPQALQNVLDEVSGTDEDMIISKLMLRSMKQAKYDPNGIGHFGLATEFYTHFTSPIRRYPDLIVHRLIRTYLIENKLDEKTRQHWKDKMPVIAKQASLKERAAVDAEREVDDLKKAEYMQDKIGEEYEGVISSVTNFGLFVELPNTVEGLVHVSYLTDDYYHFDEQAYAMIGERTGNVFQVGDPITIKVAQVNLDERAVDFEIVGMLPRKNKPSKEGKVINAKRNNNGGLKKTAKKSQKTETNGKKKKKGRKKKKK
- a CDS encoding DUF523 domain-containing protein; this encodes MILVSSCLAGLEVRYNGTHSLDNRISKLVGENKAVTICPELLGGFSTPRDPAEIVGGDGEDVLDGKAKVVEKSGKDVTELYIKGAYATLKKAKKINATIVVLKENSPSCGSSMIYNGEFKDKKIVGTGVTSALLKRNGLQVISEEQFVEDII
- a CDS encoding HAD family hydrolase encodes the protein MAQSIIFDMDGTLFQTDEILELSLDEAFSRLRSLNKWDKETPIDKYREIMGVPLPKVWETLLPNHSVEEREQTDTYFLKRLIENISSGKGALYPNVKEVFSYLKENNCSIYIASNGLTEYLKAIISYYLLDKWVTETFSIQQIKSLNKSDLVQSIIKKYGITNGAVVGDRLSDINAAKDNGLVSIGCNFDFAREDELSQADMVIDDLTELQTILPKLHK